ATGTCAGTAAGTCTAAATATTGAAGAGTTTTTTCTTCGAAAGTACTTATTTTTTATAAGTAATCTTTCGGTTGCAAAGATACGATATTTAATCGGGGATAAAGAATGTTTTAAGATTTTTTTAAGTATTTGCGCCTTTTCGATGAGCCAAGGACAGCTCATGTTTCTTTCGATGGCAACGACAATGCATCTTATAACTGCAACATCATAAGCCATAATGCCAAACTCATACATAGGGAAGATGGCAACTATTGAGCAGAAGTCCGCTCGTTTCCATATTGTTACCTGTATAATATAGGCAAACGCCCAACTTCTTGATTTTCAATCAAAGTCCAATTTAGAGCGAGTTAGTTTTGTTAACACTATTTTTAGCAATTCGCTCTATGCTTCAATTTAATAGATTTTTTTCCTCCGTTTCTTTGCCATTTCCATCTTTTTCCTTAATTTTGCAGCAGAAACTCTATAATAGATATTTTTAATAGCAAAAAGAATGAAGATGAAACAGAAAAAGATAAGAAAGATAGGCATCGCTTCGGCTCTGGGCTTGGTGGTGCTCGTGGTGCTGGGACTGTATGGCGCCAGCAACTATATGCTCAATTATTCGCTCAATTATCCGAAGGAGGAGAGAATGACGGCTGAGCATTGGAAGAACAGAATGAAGAACGAGTGCCCCTGGATGATTGGCTGGATGGACTCAGTGTATCAGCACCATTGCGTGATGGATACCTTTGTCGTGATGCCGTCGGGCTACAAGGCCCATGCCATCTATCTCTATGCACCGAATACTACGGAAAAGACTGCCGTGGTGGTGCATGGCTATCAGGTGCGCTCCGAGGGTATGCTGCACATCGCCTATCTCTATAATCACGATATGGGGTATAATGTGCTCCTGCCAGATCTGTATGGACACGGAGAGAGCGAGGGAGACCATATCCAGATGGGATGGAAGGATAGATGGGATGTCATCAGATGGTCGGAAATCGCCAATGAGATTTTTAAAGTGAAGAGTGAAGAACAAAAAGTGAAGAATACCCGTCAGGTGATTCATGGTATTTCGATGGGTGCGGCAACCACGATGGCGGTATCGGGAGAGAAGACTCCCGATTACGTGAAGTGCTTTGTGGAGGACTGCGGCTATACCA
The Segatella copri DNA segment above includes these coding regions:
- a CDS encoding alpha/beta hydrolase translates to MKQKKIRKIGIASALGLVVLVVLGLYGASNYMLNYSLNYPKEERMTAEHWKNRMKNECPWMIGWMDSVYQHHCVMDTFVVMPSGYKAHAIYLYAPNTTEKTAVVVHGYQVRSEGMLHIAYLYNHDMGYNVLLPDLYGHGESEGDHIQMGWKDRWDVIRWSEIANEIFKVKSEEQKVKNTRQVIHGISMGAATTMAVSGEKTPDYVKCFVEDCGYTSVWDEFSAQLKDQFGLPAFPLMNTTSALCQYRYGWSFAEAQQIEQVRKSTKPMLFIHGDKDAFVPYAMLHPLYEAKTKGRKAIFIAKGSVHAMAYRDHHEVYTRIVRDFVSKEE